A single region of the Salvia miltiorrhiza cultivar Shanhuang (shh) chromosome 8, IMPLAD_Smil_shh, whole genome shotgun sequence genome encodes:
- the LOC130997267 gene encoding protein ORANGE, chloroplastic isoform X1, giving the protein MLCSGRILAISHSTTRFDSSGSRRYPHKQLQPRIKWRSKASDAGSSSFSSSDDKTSVPFCIIEGPETVQDFAKMELQEIQDNIRGRRNKIFLLMEEVRRLRIQQRIKNTELGIVKEEQENELPNFPSFIPFLPPLNSTNLKQYYASCFSLIAGIMLFGGLLAPTLELKLGIGGTSYSDFISSMHLPMQLSQVDPIVASFSGGAVGVISALMVVEINNVKQQEHKRCKYCLGTGYLACARCSSTGSLVLIEPVSKFNGGDQPLSPPKTERCSNCSGAGKVCAQGFSFTFLFSHGNALVSVMRWAKWTASTIKGLTFLTINILLIVKT; this is encoded by the exons ATGCTATGTTCTGGTCGAATTCTAGCTATTTCTCACTCCACCACGCGGTTTGATTCATCGGGATCGAGGCGGTATCCACACAAACAGCTCCAACCCAGGATCAAATGGCGCTCCAAGGCGTCGGACGCCGGCTCCTCCTCTTTTTCTTCCTCGGATGATAAGACTTCCGTTCC GTTTTGTATAATAGAAGGGCCCGAGACTGTTCAGGATTTCGCGAAAATGGAATTACAGGAGATTCAGGATAATATCCGAGGTcgaagaaataaaatatttttgctaATGGAGGAG GTTCGTCGGCTTAGAATACAGCAAAGAATAAAAAACACCGAGCTTGGAATTGTAAAAGAAGAGCAAGAAAATGAGCTTCCAAACTTCCCATCTTTCATTCCGTTCTTGCCTCCTCTG AACTCCACGAACCTTAAGCAGTACTATGCTTCTTGTTTTTCTCTTATTGCGGGGATCATGCTTTTTGGTGGACTTCTAGCACCCACT CTGGAGCTAAAACTTGGAATCGGAGGGACTTCATACAGTGATTTTATCAGTAGTATGCATCTTCCAATGCAATTGAG TCAAGTTGACCCCATTGTGGCTTCGTTCTCGGGTGGAGCAGTTGGAGTAATATCTGCTTTAATGGTGGTGGAGATAAACAATGTAAAGCAGCAGGAGCATAAGAGATGCAAGTACTGTCTTGGTACAG GATATCTTGCATGTGCTCGTTGTTCAAGTACTGGGTCTCTTGTTCTTATAGAACCAGTCTCAAAGTTTAATGGTGGGGATCAGCCACTGTCACCACCTAAGACAGAGAGGTGCTCCAATTGTTCGGGGGCAGGAAAGGTATGTGCTCAGGGCTTCAGCTTTacatttcttttttctcatgGCAATGCCTTGGTTTCTGTTATGAGATGGGCTAAATGGACTGCTTCAACAATAAAAGGGTTGACATTCTTGACCATAAATATCTTACTAATTGTTAAGACTTAA
- the LOC130997267 gene encoding protein ORANGE, chloroplastic isoform X2: MLCSGRILAISHSTTRFDSSGSRRYPHKQLQPRIKWRSKASDAGSSSFSSSDDKTSVPFCIIEGPETVQDFAKMELQEIQDNIRGRRNKIFLLMEEVRRLRIQQRIKNTELGIVKEEQENELPNFPSFIPFLPPLNSTNLKQYYASCFSLIAGIMLFGGLLAPTLELKLGIGGTSYSDFISSMHLPMQLSQVDPIVASFSGGAVGVISALMVVEINNVKQQEHKRCKYCLGTGYLACARCSSTGSLVLIEPVSKFNGGDQPLSPPKTERCSNCSGAGKVMCPTCLCTGMAMASEHDPRIDPFD; this comes from the exons ATGCTATGTTCTGGTCGAATTCTAGCTATTTCTCACTCCACCACGCGGTTTGATTCATCGGGATCGAGGCGGTATCCACACAAACAGCTCCAACCCAGGATCAAATGGCGCTCCAAGGCGTCGGACGCCGGCTCCTCCTCTTTTTCTTCCTCGGATGATAAGACTTCCGTTCC GTTTTGTATAATAGAAGGGCCCGAGACTGTTCAGGATTTCGCGAAAATGGAATTACAGGAGATTCAGGATAATATCCGAGGTcgaagaaataaaatatttttgctaATGGAGGAG GTTCGTCGGCTTAGAATACAGCAAAGAATAAAAAACACCGAGCTTGGAATTGTAAAAGAAGAGCAAGAAAATGAGCTTCCAAACTTCCCATCTTTCATTCCGTTCTTGCCTCCTCTG AACTCCACGAACCTTAAGCAGTACTATGCTTCTTGTTTTTCTCTTATTGCGGGGATCATGCTTTTTGGTGGACTTCTAGCACCCACT CTGGAGCTAAAACTTGGAATCGGAGGGACTTCATACAGTGATTTTATCAGTAGTATGCATCTTCCAATGCAATTGAG TCAAGTTGACCCCATTGTGGCTTCGTTCTCGGGTGGAGCAGTTGGAGTAATATCTGCTTTAATGGTGGTGGAGATAAACAATGTAAAGCAGCAGGAGCATAAGAGATGCAAGTACTGTCTTGGTACAG GATATCTTGCATGTGCTCGTTGTTCAAGTACTGGGTCTCTTGTTCTTATAGAACCAGTCTCAAAGTTTAATGGTGGGGATCAGCCACTGTCACCACCTAAGACAGAGAGGTGCTCCAATTGTTCGGGGGCAGGAAAG
- the LOC130997268 gene encoding probable calcium-binding protein CML13, whose protein sequence is MGLTDDQIASMKEAFNLFDADSDGKIAASELGILMRSLGGNPTQSQLKSIITEEKLTAPFDFQRFLDLMQKHLKPEPFDKQLRDAFQVLDKEGTGFIVVKELRHILTSIGEKLEPAEFDEWIREVDVGSDGKIRYEDFIARMVAK, encoded by the coding sequence ATGGGGCTGACCGATGACCAGATAGCGTCGATGAAGGAAGCGTTCAATTTGTTCGATGCCGACAGCGATGGCAAAATCGCGGCTTCCGAGCTCGGAATCCTGATGCGTTCCCTCGGCGGCAACCCCACGCAGTCGCAGCTGAAATCCATAATCACCGAGGAGAAGCTCACCGCGCCCTTCGATTTCCAGAGGTTTCTCGACCTCATGCAGAAGCACTTGAAGCCGGAGCCATTTGACAAACAGCTTCGCGACGCTTTCCAGGTCCTCGACAAGGAGGGGACCGGCTTCATCGTCGTGAAGGAGCTCAGGCACATCCTCACCAGCATTGGCGAGAAATTGGAGCCCGCCGAGTTCGACGAGTGGATTCGAGAGGTCGATGTCGGATCCGATGGCAAGATCCGCTACGAGGATTTCATTGCGCGCATGGTCGCAAAATGA